The proteins below come from a single Campylobacter concisus genomic window:
- a CDS encoding AAA family ATPase → MKISKVNIKDFKRFKDLTLDLGDKPAKIIALVGTNGCGKSSVLDAFIACGGDYSGQIGNGNIPEIFYRTGNKWAHKLISIEYLDDEGNIIDNSKLYHDHDFYKNNRKIIFSFRSPYRYNTSLNISEIRATDPIENNSDGASCSLNLDSKVENNYRRLLGFYNKVMEEEDIKPSEAKIKVIGLLNQSIKNCLDLEIVSLGNVAQNDGTLNFKKSDSDITFSFDSLSAGEKEVVDILLDLFLRREKYKNSIFLLDEPELHINTSIQKKLMIEIEKLIGDEGQIWIATHSIGFLRAFQEELSGKCQVVQFEDNMKFASEAITLTPVANNRTTWKSIFSTALDDLTGLIAPNRIIYCEGRDEPRPDGSERGLDAQVLNNIFNAEYPDTVFVSSGGNTELDQRSSIALAILGKVFPNMEIWVFKDRDMASGKLVSEKERQEYLANQDARFRVMKRWEIENYLFDEEVLRKYCAVNQKNFDEVKYKQNFTDLINSDVKSQFSLIKSICSISTHINPENFKINLSKLVASDMNIYQELKSCIFDRK, encoded by the coding sequence ATGAAAATATCAAAGGTAAATATAAAAGATTTTAAAAGATTTAAGGATCTAACCTTAGATTTAGGCGATAAGCCAGCGAAAATAATCGCATTGGTTGGTACTAATGGATGCGGTAAAAGTAGTGTTTTGGATGCTTTTATTGCATGTGGAGGAGATTATAGCGGGCAAATTGGAAATGGTAATATACCGGAAATATTTTACAGAACAGGTAACAAATGGGCGCATAAACTAATATCGATTGAATATTTAGATGATGAGGGCAATATCATTGACAATAGCAAATTATATCATGATCATGATTTCTATAAGAACAATAGGAAAATTATTTTTTCATTCAGAAGTCCATATCGTTACAACACTAGTTTAAATATTAGCGAGATTAGAGCAACAGATCCTATTGAAAACAATTCTGATGGAGCGAGCTGTTCATTAAATTTAGACAGCAAAGTAGAGAATAATTATAGAAGATTATTGGGATTTTATAACAAAGTTATGGAAGAGGAAGATATTAAGCCATCTGAAGCTAAAATCAAAGTCATAGGCTTATTAAACCAATCTATAAAAAACTGTTTAGATTTAGAAATTGTTAGTTTGGGAAATGTGGCACAAAATGATGGTACGCTAAATTTTAAAAAATCAGATTCAGATATAACATTCTCATTTGATAGTCTCTCTGCCGGAGAAAAGGAAGTTGTTGATATTTTATTAGATTTATTTTTAAGAAGAGAGAAATATAAAAACTCTATCTTTCTATTAGATGAGCCTGAGTTACATATTAATACATCGATTCAAAAAAAATTAATGATTGAGATAGAAAAACTAATAGGCGATGAAGGGCAAATTTGGATTGCGACTCACAGTATCGGTTTTTTACGGGCATTTCAAGAAGAGCTATCTGGGAAATGCCAAGTTGTTCAATTTGAAGATAATATGAAATTTGCTTCAGAAGCTATAACATTGACCCCTGTTGCAAACAATAGAACAACATGGAAATCTATTTTCAGTACAGCTCTAGATGACTTAACTGGATTAATAGCTCCTAATAGAATTATTTATTGCGAAGGACGAGATGAACCCAGACCAGATGGCTCTGAAAGAGGGCTTGACGCTCAAGTTTTAAATAATATTTTTAATGCAGAGTATCCAGATACTGTTTTCGTCTCTAGCGGTGGAAATACAGAGTTGGATCAAAGAAGCAGCATTGCATTAGCGATATTAGGCAAGGTGTTTCCCAATATGGAAATTTGGGTTTTTAAAGATAGAGATATGGCATCAGGAAAGCTAGTATCAGAAAAAGAGAGGCAAGAGTATTTAGCTAATCAGGATGCAAGATTTAGAGTAATGAAAAGGTGGGAAATCGAAAACTACCTATTTGATGAAGAGGTATTGAGAAAATATTGTGCAGTAAATCAAAAAAACTTTGATGAAGTTAAATATAAACAAAATTTTACAGATTTAATAAACTCAGATGTTAAATCACAATTTTCGCTGATCAAAAGTATTTGCTCAATTTCAACTCATATAAATCCCGAGAATTTTAAAATAAATTTATCAAAGCTAGTGGCTTCAGATATGAATATTTATCAAGAATTAAAGTCTTGTATATTTGATAGAAAATAG
- a CDS encoding TorD/DmsD family molecular chaperone, protein MGKIKEKLSVSLSVEDFLRRFFLVELREQNLDELISLSLNFSDKFKNHNFILWLNKCKDDLNLLDDLRYEFNRLFVGPRHPKAEPYESVYFDYKTMFGEKTMQVRSFYESSGLKLSKEQFDKFPDDFIGYELQYLYFLSFNALQADEKEKMDEILHKKYDFIRTHPFEWFYKFSSRCKEATNLEAYVSFADFLNLYLENEIEQSRALLTFKS, encoded by the coding sequence ATGGGTAAGATCAAAGAAAAGCTTAGCGTTAGCCTTAGTGTTGAAGACTTTTTAAGGCGATTTTTCTTAGTAGAGCTTAGAGAGCAAAATTTAGATGAGCTCATAAGCCTAAGCCTTAATTTTAGTGATAAATTTAAAAATCACAACTTCATACTTTGGCTAAATAAGTGCAAAGATGATCTAAATTTGCTAGACGATCTAAGATATGAATTTAACAGGCTTTTTGTAGGGCCAAGACACCCAAAAGCTGAGCCATATGAGTCGGTTTATTTTGATTATAAAACGATGTTTGGCGAGAAGACTATGCAGGTGCGAAGCTTTTATGAAAGCTCTGGACTAAAGCTTAGTAAAGAGCAGTTTGATAAATTTCCAGATGACTTCATCGGATACGAGCTGCAATACCTTTACTTTCTAAGTTTCAATGCCTTACAAGCAGACGAAAAAGAGAAAATGGATGAAATTTTACATAAAAAATATGACTTCATCCGCACTCATCCGTTTGAGTGGTTTTATAAATTTAGCTCTCGCTGTAAGGAAGCTACAAATTTAGAAGCTTATGTGAGCTTTGCTGATTTTTTAAATTTATATCTTGAAAACGAGATAGAGCAATCAAGAGCTCTTCTAACTTTTAAGAGTTAA
- the nrfD gene encoding NrfD/PsrC family molybdoenzyme membrane anchor subunit: MEQTTWGWLIVIYLFLGGLGAGAFLCSALAYKGFLGSLNERFYKFGFLLAPVAVIIGTALLLFDLAPSAAINPLKILQLYTRPVSMMSIGTYLLTFFIVVSVLVLLQIKKSGKICDMMLTLGAILALGVMGYTGLLLYVVKAIPLWASVWLPILFTISAISTGLSANAAATLNAGHGLSHCAHKFHVVLVALEIVAVLALFASVRSEAAGMASVTKIVSGSLAPIFWIGFVVFGLALPLLGGSKFMLRGCSVNADGSVCAHGGEEVKSCVYNEYGVLVGGFCLRAFIVLGAVYIF, translated from the coding sequence ATGGAACAAACAACTTGGGGATGGCTCATAGTCATCTATCTATTTTTGGGCGGTTTAGGCGCCGGGGCATTTTTGTGCTCGGCTTTGGCTTATAAGGGCTTTTTGGGCTCGTTAAACGAGAGATTTTATAAATTCGGCTTTCTGCTAGCACCCGTTGCGGTAATAATAGGAACTGCGCTTTTGCTATTTGACTTGGCACCGAGCGCCGCGATAAATCCTCTTAAAATTTTACAGCTCTATACGCGCCCGGTTTCGATGATGAGCATAGGTACGTATCTACTTACGTTTTTCATCGTAGTCAGCGTTTTGGTGCTTTTGCAGATCAAAAAGAGCGGTAAAATTTGCGATATGATGCTCACGCTCGGAGCTATTTTGGCGCTTGGAGTGATGGGGTATACCGGGCTACTACTTTACGTCGTAAAGGCGATCCCGCTTTGGGCTAGCGTGTGGCTGCCGATTTTATTTACGATCTCCGCGATCTCTACGGGGCTTAGTGCAAACGCCGCCGCTACACTAAATGCAGGGCACGGGCTAAGCCACTGCGCGCATAAATTTCACGTCGTATTAGTCGCGCTTGAGATTGTTGCGGTGCTAGCGCTGTTTGCGAGCGTGAGAAGTGAGGCTGCAGGCATGGCTAGCGTAACTAAGATAGTCAGCGGCTCGCTTGCGCCGATATTTTGGATAGGCTTTGTCGTGTTTGGGCTTGCACTGCCGCTGTTAGGCGGAAGCAAATTTATGCTTCGCGGCTGCAGCGTTAACGCAGACGGCAGCGTCTGTGCGCACGGCGGCGAGGAGGTAAAAAGCTGTGTTTATAACGAATACGGCGTGCTTGTAGGCGGCTTTTGCCTAAGAGCATTTATAGTACTCGGCGCGGTATATATATTTTAG
- a CDS encoding 4Fe-4S dicluster domain-containing protein, translated as MKRKQGFLFDYNFCIGCKACEISCQVYHNQDPDINWRHVDGLMIHEDGIEKEIFITHSCHHCDEPACMDVCPVGAYIKLENGVVQPLHDKCIGCGYCLMACPYGSITKGKDGKAQKCNLCAEKLERGEEPACVAGCPCGVLKLVDSNVSDSAGMQKEMPGFKHFFTKPNIRFYPRMKRNEFIH; from the coding sequence ATGAAAAGAAAACAAGGTTTTTTATTTGATTATAACTTTTGTATAGGCTGCAAGGCTTGTGAAATTTCATGTCAAGTCTATCACAACCAAGATCCAGATATCAACTGGAGACATGTTGATGGCCTTATGATACACGAAGATGGCATAGAAAAAGAGATCTTTATAACTCACTCTTGCCATCACTGCGATGAGCCAGCCTGTATGGATGTCTGCCCAGTTGGAGCATATATCAAGCTAGAAAATGGTGTCGTACAGCCACTTCATGATAAGTGCATAGGCTGTGGATACTGCTTGATGGCTTGCCCTTATGGCTCTATCACAAAAGGCAAGGACGGTAAAGCTCAAAAGTGCAATCTCTGCGCTGAAAAACTTGAGCGTGGCGAAGAGCCAGCTTGTGTAGCAGGCTGTCCGTGTGGAGTACTAAAACTTGTTGATAGCAACGTCAGCGACAGCGCTGGTATGCAAAAAGAGATGCCAGGCTTTAAGCACTTCTTTACCAAGCCAAACATCCGCTTTTATCCAAGAATGAAGCGAAACGAATTCATACACTAA